Proteins encoded within one genomic window of uncultured Draconibacterium sp.:
- a CDS encoding DUF1080 domain-containing protein: MKQTILIVASILATALLGNSQELNTLTKAEKKAGWELLFNGKDLDGWKIFQGGDEVKGWKVIDGILNNSGTGSDHGGDIITKKQFKDFELYLEWKIAPESNSGIFYHVQEGVAEKIYETGPEYQLLDDKGWPTKLNDSQYTGSNYAMQKPIGAKVKPLDEWNTTRIIVKGSKVEHYLNGKKVVEYELWTDDWKERKSNCKWKNALYYGVAKKGHIGLQDHGGLTQFRNMKIRKL; encoded by the coding sequence ATGAAACAAACAATTTTAATAGTTGCATCTATCTTAGCAACTGCATTATTAGGAAATTCACAAGAGTTAAATACTTTAACTAAAGCTGAAAAAAAAGCTGGATGGGAACTGCTTTTTAACGGAAAAGACCTTGATGGTTGGAAAATTTTTCAGGGTGGTGATGAAGTAAAAGGATGGAAAGTAATTGATGGTATCCTTAATAATTCCGGTACAGGAAGTGACCATGGAGGAGATATTATCACAAAAAAACAGTTCAAAGATTTTGAATTGTATCTGGAATGGAAAATTGCACCCGAAAGTAATAGTGGTATTTTTTACCATGTACAGGAAGGCGTTGCTGAAAAAATTTATGAAACAGGCCCTGAGTATCAGTTATTAGACGATAAAGGCTGGCCAACAAAACTCAACGACAGCCAGTATACCGGGTCTAATTATGCAATGCAAAAGCCAATTGGTGCCAAAGTAAAACCACTTGACGAGTGGAACACTACGCGCATTATTGTTAAAGGAAGCAAAGTAGAACACTATTTAAACGGGAAAAAAGTAGTGGAATACGAATTATGGACCGACGATTGGAAAGAGCGTAAAAGTAACTGCAAATGGAAAAATGCACTTTACTACGGCGTGGCAAAAAAAGGACACATCGGGTTGCAAGATCATGGTGGCCTTACCCAATTTAGAAATATGAAGATTCGGAAACTATAA